One Salvelinus namaycush isolate Seneca chromosome 4, SaNama_1.0, whole genome shotgun sequence genomic window carries:
- the LOC120045599 gene encoding serine/threonine-protein kinase 32C-like: MYAMKYMNKQQCIERDEVRNVFRELEILQEIEHVFLVNLWYSFQDEEDMFMVVDLLLGGDLRYHLQQNVHFNEDAVKLYLCEMTLALDYLQSQHIIHRDIKPDNILLDEQGHAHLTDFNVATIIKDGERATALAGTKPYMAPEIFQSFVSGGTGYAFEVDWWSLGVTVFEVLRGWRPYEIHASNSVESLMQLFSTVSVQYNTAWPKDLVHLMRKLLTVNPEHRFSSLSHMQTAPYLSDINWDAVYEKKIDAGFVPNKGRLHCDPTFELEEMILESRPLHKKKKRLAKNRSREASKDSQSENDYLQECLEVVQSEFMIFNREKLKKRQEEGAEGGESEGAAEGGDDGDGDGSGEAEGGTEDEDPEPESSSKRSMCGSVCSSPGSC; this comes from the exons ATGTACGCCATGAAGtacatgaacaaacagcagtGCATAGAGAGAGACGAGGTCCGAAACGTCTTTAGAGAGCTAGAGATTCTACAGGAAATTGAACATGTTTTTTTAGTAAACCTCTG GTACTCGTTCCAGGACGAGGAGGACATGTTCATGGTGGTGGATCTGCTGCTGGGAGGGGACCTGCGCTACCACCTCCAACAGAACGTCCATTTCAACGAGGACGCTGTCAAACTCTACCTGTGTGAGATGACCCTGGCACTGGACTACCTGCAGAGCCAGCACATCATCCACAG GGATATCAAACCAGACAACATCTTGTTGGACGAGCAAG GCCACGCCCACCTGACAGACTTCAATGTTGCTACAATAatcaaggatggagagagggccACTGCCTTAGCTGGAACCAAGCCCTACATGG CACCAGAGATCTTCCAGTCCTTTGTGAGTGGGGGCACGGGTTATGCCTTTGAGGTGGACTGGTGGTCACTAGGCGTGACGGTCTTCGAGGTGCTGCGTGGATGG aGACCCTATGAAATCCATGCCAGTAACTCAGTGGAGTCTTTAATGCAGCTCTTTAGTACTGTCAGTGTGCAGTACAACACCGCCTGGCCCAAGGACCTGGTCCATCTCATGAGGAAG CTGCTGACTGTGAACCCAGAGCATCGTTTCTCCAGCCTGTCTCACATGCAGACGGCTCCCTACCTCTCTGACATCAACTGGGACGCTGTCTACGAGAAGAAGATAGATGCTGGGTTCGTTCCTAAC AAGGGCCGTCTGCATTGCGACCCCACCTTTGAGCTGGAGGAGATGATACTAGAATCTCGTCCCCTccacaagaagaagaaaagactGGCCAAGAACAGGTCACGGGAAGCCAGCAAGGATTCCCAGTCG GAGAACGACTACCTACAGGAGTGCCTTGAAGTGGTGCAGTCTGAGTTCATGATCTTCAACCGCGAGAA gTTGAAAAAGAGGCAGGAGGAGGGTGCAGAGGGAGGGGAGTCTGAAGGAGCTGCCGAGGGCGGTGATGATGGCGATGGAGACGGATCCGGGGAGGCTGAGGGAGGCACAGAGGATGAGGACCCTGAACCCGAGTCCTCCTCCAAACGAAGCATGTGCGGCTCGGTCTGCTCCTCTCCTGGCAGCTGCTAG
- the LOC120046495 gene encoding placenta-specific protein 9-like yields the protein MTRPATISLGLLLLLIGYTAAGPESELQPRAVRSSACQDHSTLHDRLDVVEKHVEDTVQKLEAELAVLLEAIEAPEWSPLLETAGKPVVDILDGQGLGEGGDS from the exons ATGACCCGCCCCGCCACCATCTCACTTGGACTTCTGCTCCTCCTCATTGGCTACACAGCAGCAG GACCTGAGTCTGAGCTCCAACCCAGAGCTGTCCGGTCGAGTGCCTGTCAGGACCACAGTACTCTTCATGACAGACTGGATGTAGTGGAGAAG CATGTAGAGGACACAGTCCAGAAGCTGGAGGCTGAGCTGGCTGTGCTACTGGAAGCCATAGAGGCCCCTGAGTGGAGCCCCCTGCTGGAAACTGCTGGAAAACCTGTGGTGGACATCCTGGAtggccagggactgggagaaggTGGCGACTcctga
- the LOC120045852 gene encoding L-threonine dehydratase catabolic TdcB, whose amino-acid sequence MNFAAQFIYANYIRDGSPNRVGFSDSDDNDPFWQRSTVVAKDPLRCVPAPVIPSPDPGNRFLLPAFHVLVCLLLRLVLSFILFFLPSEEQRLGSTKQGCSTSSKSTCNKDAPVCNGVAGVRPTLIHPERLKDFGIEEEECLNGEVKTKETKVVGAPEIQLMDPPKTNKKRGSESKAVTPPKPEYLRFDDISAAAFKIQLRMQKTPCMYSRLSKQYGMEIFLKKEHLHYTGSVKERGVLYVLTSLNQEQQKKGVIVATDCSFSMAVAHHAVELRIPVFVIMPASCVQPHLRMYRDYGAMVISYGSTARDSLNHARHLAKENGYLCLEEDDSAVYLAGLGTVGMEIYEQVPKLDAVIVPAGGQCSLLVGIAAAIKHLNSRITVIVSVS is encoded by the exons ATGAACTTTGCCGCCCAGTTCATCTACGCCAACTATATCAGAGATGGATCGCCTAACAGAGTGGGATTCAGCGATAGTGATGATAATGACCCCTTCTGGCAGAG GTCCACAGTAGTAGCCAAGGACCCCCTTAGATGTGTCCCTGCCCCTGTGATACCCTCTCCAGACCCGGGGAACAGATTTCTCTTGCCAGCCTTCCACGTTCTGGTATGCCTCCTCCTCCGCCTGGTTCTATccttcatcctcttcttcctccccaG CGAGGAGCAGCGTCTTGGGTCAACTAAACAGGGCTGCTCCACCTCTTCCAAGAGTACCTGCAACAAGGACGCCCCTGTTTGTAACGGGGTTGCGGGCGTGCGGCCCACCCTCATCCACCCAGAGCGCCTGAAGGACTTTGGTATTGAGGAGGAGGAGTGCCTCAATGGCGAAGTCAAGACCAAGGAGACCAAGGTGGTGGGGGCCCCTGAGATCCAGCTGATGGACCCGCCCAAGACTAACAAGAAAAGAGGCAGCGAGAGCAAAGCAGTCACACCACCCAAGCCTGAATACCTCCGCTTCGATGACATCAGTGCTGCGGCCTTCAAAATCCAGTTGAGGATGCAGAAGACCCCCTGCATG TACTCCAGACTGTCCAAACAGTACGGCATGGAGATCTTCCTGAAGAAGGAACACCTCCACTACACAGGCTCAGTGAAGGAAAGAGGCGTTCTCTACGTGCTCACCTCCCTCAACCAG GAGCAGCAGAAGAAGGGGGTGATTGTGGCTACAGACTGTAGCTTCTCCATGGCCGTGGCCCACCATGCAGTGGAGTTGAGGATcccagtgtttgtcattatgccAGCCAGCTGTGTCCAGCCCCACCTCAGGATGTACCGTGACTACGGCGCCATGGTAATCTCCTACGGCAGCACGGCCAGGGACTCCCTGAACCACGCCCGCCACCTGGCCAAGGAGAACGGATACCTCTGCCTGGAAGA GGATGATAGTGCTGTGTACTTGGCAGGACTGGGCACAGTAGGCATGGAGATCTATGAGCAGGTGCCCAAACTAGATGCAGTCATTGTGCCAGCTGGTGGGCAGTGTAGTCTACTGGTTGGCATAGCAGCCGCCATCAAACACCTCAACTCGCGCATCACTGTCATAGTAAGTGTTTCCTAA